The DNA window ATACTTGTGTATTAAATATTTATCGTATGGCTGTCGTCGTGGCAGAAATTTCTATTGTCGCAGATGGTGAATTTGCCGTGGAAATGGAATTTAGTTCCAGAAAAGTTGTTACTATGGCGATGAAAGATTATACCATCCGAAGATGTGTAGACTACCAGGTGTATGAGTCGGAGTCGTTGACATTGTATGCCAAATTTACACAGTATGGGTCAGAGTGTGATTGGATTATCAGGGTTAGCATGATCAACAGAAAGTACTGTTGTGTTATAATGAGATATAATGGTAGTCACACTTGTACCAGAGCCACCATTTCTCAAAATCATTTGAAGCTGGATTCGAACACAATTGCAAAAGCAATAACAGTAAGACTAAACCCAAAACAAATACTTCTTTAATGAAAACACATCTAGCCTTCTTGAATCTCATCCAATGACTTCGTAAAGTGAGCAAGAGTAAGAAATCTATAACGTCGGTCTCCATGGTTCTAGTTACGCCACCAAATATGATTTATTTCATTAACACAACTAAAACATAAATATGAAGATACGATGTAAGTAGATAATGTTACTTGTTTGTAAGCGAAAAAACTGCGGAGTTCCCTAGGAATCAGCGCAAAATACGGTAGACGGATCTAAGCCCAAGTTAGCAGAAGTGTTAGCGGGCCATCGATTTTCTTACAGTCAAAACAAGATGTCATGCATGGCGCCCTGTATAGGTGTTCTAGGCATGCCGATCCCCAGCCATACTGTCTGATACTGCCAAAGAATCACGAAAAAAAGACAGAAACTTTCAGTGCACAGATGCTCCAGACTTGTCTCCAAATAAGATCGTACCAAATAACAACATAATGTGGCACTTCACGTACCTCAGAATACTGTTTTCGTCAATCAACTGTAAACGTTCTTTTAAATCTCGAAGCCACGTCAATTTTATGcagcttcctctgtagtttgACTTTCTCGTTGCAATCCCAAATTAGTACAAACACTCAACTTCTAAGGTTTCAAAATTGCTCTTAATCATTCCTGTGACTGGAAGACCGTTCGTCGGAAGATCAAGAATTACAGTCACATCTTCCAGTGTCACAGCACACTCACCAACCGGAAGGTGAAAGGTGTGTGTGTCTGGATGCCACCTTTCAACTAGAGTATTTACCAGTGCTTACTGATATTGAACTATTCCAATATGAGAAACATGATAAAAACTAGTAAATTATAAATGTTTTTCTGCATTTTCATGGTATCGATCCGGAGGTAATGAGTGATTACATATCAAAATCTGTGAACTCTACAAACACATAACAAACTATTAGTCAAATCAttaataattactaatttactactaaaattaatatttttctaattagagtaactaatttattaaactaatgcaaaattttctattaattagCTAATTTAGTAACTACCATGTATCAATAAAGACAactaaaacaaataattttattacatCCAATTTAGTACACAGTTCACTACACAAgacatattaattaaatttacacagctatcataaataaaaaccaattaaaataaataattttactaaatccAATTTACTAAACTCCCgagtaataataatttaacttctaaatttaattaataatcctACAAATTATTGCGaatgctttttaatttttaaaaattacgaTATTATTAtgcatattaattattttagccATACTGTTTCCTAAAGTAAACATTGAATTGTTTcttacataattatttatttatgagaAAAGGACAAATAGATCCCTGACCTTTTGTCCCGCAGACatttttgtccctaaccatttgaaaatacttttaaatccCTGACTTTCACAAAACTTAGACGAATGAGTCCCTCCGTCCAAATGCCTCCGTCAGACTCAACGAAAAAGTTTGACATGGCTCCCGTTCTAATGACCTGGCGTGACAGATTGACACATGGATTAATGACTGGAAGGGTACTTTCAAAAATTGGACAAATAAGTCCCTGAAACTAAAGCCTACTTTGTTTTGCGTTTGGCCCTAATCCTTAAACTAATTACTTTTCTTTGTGGAGGTTAGTGGTGAGGATCCCTATCTTAAATTGATGCAGATAGAATGGTGGTGTTGAGCTGATTTCTGGTTTGGATTCGAGTGACCCGATTGGTTTTGGAATGGATCCGGGTGCGATGATGAACAAGGGCTCGTTTGGGAATGGGGGAGGCAATACGGTGCCATTTAGCTTGGCGGAGATCTGGCTGTTCCCGCAGGCCGTCAACGCTGCTGGAGGCGGTGTCTTGGGACTCAGGAGGCTGCAGTTTGGCTTGGGACAGTTTGGAAATTTCATTGCCAGTCCCAACCGGGAACCTGGACTGGTTGCTTCAGAATAGAAGGCGGCCAGCGGTGGCAGTAGTGGTGGTAGTAGAAAGAGGCGTGAATCAGAGGAGGAATCCCCTAAGGGTATTTCCATCAGCAATGTTGCACCTAATGTCGTGGTAATTTTCATTATTGCCTCTGTTTATCCAATTATTACAACTAATTTACTGTGTTTCGAattaataagagagaattaaatgaaaaaaacatGTTCAATGCTAGTATTTTTTATCTCTGTTTCAGTTGAAATAATGAAAATGGATTTGCATATAGTTCATGTTATACTTTCTAGTTGCAATTTGTTTATGTAGTTTGAATTAATTGTAGTGAAAGTATTGTGAATTGAATTCATGTGTGAGTGTCTATGTGGTTTGGGCAGAATGATAGGGATGGAAAAGGCttaaaggaggaggaggagtgtTTGGGGGCAGGAATGAAAGCCGTGACGCGAAAGTTTAGGGAGGGCCAAATGCAAAACAATGCAGTTTTTAGGTTTAGTGACTTATTTATCCGATTTTCGAAAGTATCCTTCCAGTCATCAGTTTATGTGTCAATCCGTCACGTCAGGTCATCAGAACGGGAGCCACATCAGACTTTTTCGTCGGGTCTGACGGAGGCATTTGAACGGAGGGACTCATCCGTCCAAGTTTTGTGAAAGTCAgggatttaaaaataatttcaaatggTCAGAGACGAAAATGTCCGTGAAACAAAAGGTCAGGACCTATTTAtccttttctctttatttatttagtcaTATATAATTTACTGAAAAATAATTCCTATATCACTAATACAATTTCTAACTTACtattaacaataataactaataGATAAATCCAATTCTTATTTAACTAATAATGTCctacttaattattaaaacctcaactacaataatatatttatgtcagttaaaaaactaacaataaacaaataattattaccgaaaaataaatatattatattttacaaaatctaattattaatcaaaatttccaatattattacaaaaagtatacaccaatttagtttatttattgttacaaaaaattattataatgttaaaattaattataaattttaattaattaattattattgagttaagaaattaataaatttaattagtgatgacaaatattatttttgagcaaaataaataattagtgttgattaattataagtgcatattactaattatttagTGTTGCAGGCCAAAACTCAATATTGCAACAACCTAATATAAAAGCAAGCAGCCCAAACTGATTGAAATCAAGAAACAAGGTTGGCGGGCTATAAAAcaaggaaagcccaaagaaatCAAAGCAAGATAACTAATGGGCTGAATTTGAGTAGAACCCGATCCAAGCCCGAATTGATTTCAAATCCCTCTCACTGGCATTCACCAACTCAACGTTCttctcttctctaatcatgtcAAATCACAAACttagaaaagtaagaaagagaaagagaaagcttctTCCTTAAGGTGATCATCAaagaagtaagaaagagaaagtccAAGCTTGAAACTCAGAAGTCTAATCACCCatttcaaaccaaatcaagttTAGGTTAAAGATAACCCATTTCCTTTTACATGCAACacactttcttctcttcatcttcaactCTCTGCCACTCCATTTCGGGTTATATGGAAAAGAGAATTTCTGTTCCTCACTACTGTGCATCAACGGTTGAGAATAcgtcttggggaccaagttgtgTTTCAATGGTCAAGATCTAGGTTTACCATTGAAGAAATCTTTTTTGCTGTTAAAGTGGCTTTCGGTCAACCAAGGAAGGTCAGAAGCAAAGTTTCCATTATGAGGATTAATGGAAAAAAGTGAGactgtgggttggtgaagctcaagacTCAAGGTattgaccttggaagaagaacccagcaacatgcaaggagataaaagaggtTTGCTGCTTATTCAGAAACTAAGGAGAGATAACCAGAGTATTGAGGTTTTGTTTCTGAGAAGTATTCTTTGAAAAGgttcaactaactggacagtgtatcctaatcaaaggtgcattccgccagtatgaagaactgaatcagaggTTTGATGATCTGGTTTTCGCATAGCACAAAGgatgttgatgaagtcaatctccctcatgttttacagattgtaatgtacttttctatgtttatctttctgtaattttttgTGAGAAAAGacattgtgagaaagctcaagtaaaagccatgagtggaaaaaggctgagtgatacacttgagagaaaagcctagagttactttctgatttctttaggttggttaagtgtcttgtatcttgtacctgttaggtatccctttcttagttgggttagcactaagagtgactagttaggtgttagcatagccaatgtcaagttaggttagaacttgagtgtgaaattagTGTATGTAATAcctttaactatagtggaaattcttccattgttgtggaggagactggacgtaggttgcatagcacaaggcaaccgaaccaggatatatgctggtgttagcttttctcttctctgctatgttctattttctgatattcatgagacaaaaataaattgtctcataaatttccgctactgagtacaaacagaatcagaattgaaagtttgaTTTAAAAGGTcataacagcaacttaaaaagaaaggcatagattcaaccctccttttctaagcctaccacaaccttcaattataatttttaaaattattacaaaatttttttaaaatattctctAACTAACTACATCTAAACATATATATTTCTAACTATTATTTAAacatatattcttaaatttttaataataataataatatttctgTCACATATATATGCCTAAATTCAAtttctaacaacaataataaaaattaaatttctaacaataataattataattctgaaatataaaaaatttaaaaaataaacttacATAATCAGAATGGCAGAAATAATTTACAATATGAAGTTCAGGACAATCAACATCTTTATATTTGTATTTCTTTGgcattgtaatttttttcatgCACCTAGAAAAAGAAGTTGCTAaacgatgaagaagaagaagaagagagaatggCTGCTGATGGATTGAAGGAGAAACTGATTTCGGAAGGAGGGAATGGGTGCAGGAAGGGAGTATGTTGGGTTTAAGGGGCACCGTTATGGGGAGCTTGTCATGTGTGACACGTGGTGAAAATGGCACAACTCGGACCGTCCGTGAGGTCACCCttaaatcggaccgtccgattggACAGCTTCAACTCGCACCATCTGATTTCTTCTCCCCTGACACCACACCCTGGTAAAGCACGCATGCACTCCATATTCACATCCTACTCTATCCCCCtccatatgaaaattaaaaagcgTCTTGACCACTATACActgaaaaaataactttttgcAAAACCATGTGGGGAGTTATAAAAAGGCCTTATGCCAGCATTTGTTTACATATTCAGATAGAGatacaaaattatattattatgttcaaagacattaaaatagtatattttatatttttttaataagaaggTTCTTTCTAATAGGAAGCTACTTCTTATTAAAAAAGACATAGAGACATTAACAAGAgacacaattattttttttattgttattctcattaattttttataattatgttttttattattatatttttctcttcaaattttttctatgaaaaaaaagtaaattaaactttcataatttattctaatttattatcaaataaatataaaatactaatttttatatctctattttttttgtgtcttattcttaatattttatttcgtACCAAAAATTAGAAGCCACCTGtaatcctttttttttgtcatacacTTGTAATCTCTTtagttcaaaaattttaaaaatagagatTAGGTCAACGGCCCAGCCCAATCAAATATTCTCTCATAAAAAAacgataaaattaaattttgaaaccgcctttagggaaaaaaaagaaaagagaaaactctctttcttgtttcttctttcttctttctcttcgcACCAAAAGCAACATCAGGACTTGGCGGTGGTGGCGACGGCGGCGAAAGTGACAACAGCCAACAGGAACGGCGGCGGAAAAATGTTTCTCAAATCAGTCCGTACACATGTAACCATTtgtcaatttgaaaatttagggtttcattttgaTAGCGTTTCTTGAGTTGTTTGATTATACTAACATAAGCTAGATTGATTGTGCTTGATGCAGATCGAAGTTTGCGTGATTGGACATGCTTAACAATAAGAACAAAAGCTTTTTCTCAATGAGCTGCGACGAGTTTATGGATCTTTCAAGAATATTGTGTTTGATGAGAATGCTCACACTTGAAGAAACTTGTGCCAGAGTATGAtcaattttttgtaacaaattgATTACGTAAACCACTCTTTTCTCTGtctaattttagcttttaaattattttgtggaGAGGTTTCCTCAAGGTTCATTAGTTACTCATCATTTCTGTTAATTTAACTAGTCTTGTGTCTTGTGGTGGCTAATTGCAGTTATCAGTTTCTGTGATTCATTATTTTAGCCATGTCGGAAGCGTCGAAAAGTTTGGGTGGCCATGAAAGAGTAGGACCTGATTACTTTGGTTATTATTCTTCTGAAGTTGTTAATCTGTTGTCACAAGATGAGGATGCTTTGTCTGTTGCTACCGATGCGTCCGAGGTGCCTCAAAATAAGTGTGGAGAAGGAGAGAACAATGCAGTTGGTACCAATGGCAATTGTTCCGGGGAATTGTTCAGTGATGGCATTGGAGCTGGGCTTTCAGACCTGAAAAAGGACAGATTACGATCACTGCTCAGACAGAGTGTCACTACTCTTTCGTCCGAAGTTGATGAGGTATATCATGCAGCTTGAATCTGTTCTGGttgtaattaaaataactaaataaggCCCATTGATGATATGATATTACCAAGAATGTTCATCGCATAAGCTCTACAATTTTTCATATAGAAATTTAGATATTGACCAACAACATTGAATATTGATACAAAAACAATATTGATGCATGTTTTGAAGCTGCTTCAATCGATACATTGCATACCTGCTGAGTTGCTGTCTTGATTGTTTAAGGAGTTTGGGTATGTTACTGATTGTCAACCGAAAACGCAGGTGGTAGACCCTGTTTTTGCTATACATCAATTGCaatctaaacaaagaagtaAAAAACAGACGCTGGATCATACAGCTGTTGCATCAAACAATGCTCAGCATATTCCTTGTAAAAAGTCAAAGATCTTATCACCGCCCTCTTCAGCTAGCCTCCATGAACAATTTAGTGATGTCAATCCCACATGCAGTACAGAGGTAAGAGGTATCATTTTCATTAAGATTCTAATTAACATGTGTCTGTAATTTAGTGTACTAATGTGCTCAAGTATTGCTAGAAACTAATTTTTTACTTCATCCCTTTTAACACTTAGGTGAATGATGATCTCCAGTTTCTATTAGAGAATGACAGTGTGGAGGTTCAGGAGATGGTGAAGAACTGTGCAAATGAACTGAATGGAACAGTAATTCTTGAAAATTCTGTGTCTAATATTGATCGTCTTCTTTTAGCTTTTAGATTTCTGTGTCAAAATCATTGCATTTGTCATTTGATGTTTGTATTATATATAGTGCATGCATGTAATGCATGTATCTAATTGGTGTTTATTGTTGACTTTTAGTTGGAATACATGGAAAAACAACTGGAGGTACTACTTGATGCTGTAACGTCAAAGTGCAGGTATGCTGTGATACTCTGTCAATATGTGAAGAATGCTGATTCTTGCATGCTTTATTATGTGTCCTGATAAGTTGACATTGGCATAATATTGCAATCAATCTTAATATAACAAGTGAGATAAATATATCAGTGGTGAACTTTTCTGCTGTTTCTTTCACGAATGCATTGTTGGCTTGAAATCTAAGTGTCCACCTTTCACCACCTTATCAATCCCAAATGTAAATTGGCATTGGATTTTGATAAATGGTGAACATACTTTACTCTGGAACTTGAGATTAAAGTCTCATGCATGGCCTTGAATGAGAACAGTAGTGAGGAATCCTCTTTCCACCTTTGATTCTTCACCTAAACAGAGCTTCTAGCCTATTTTGTAACTGCTATAATATCAAACTTATTTGTCCTTTGTGGTGGTTATGAACTATAGTCCCCCCTTCCCCCtccaatatgaaaaaaaaaatctgcatAATTCTAAAACTTACAGGCCCATGACCCTTGGTGAGAGGCAACAGCTTCAGAGAATGATTCAGAAACTACCAGCAAAAAATCTTGACCGAATCGCTGAGATAATTTGTCGAAGTAGGCCTACAGAACAACCAAATTGTGATAAAATCTTTGTTGATCTGGAAAAAGAGGTACTACAATTGGGATTATGATATGATGATATATTTCTTGGTTCCATTGTTATATTGCTTAGTGACTTAGTGTAATTTGGGTTATGGATTATGATCATGATTTACATTATAAGTTGCTTATTATGTTATGTTACATATTCTGCAGGATAATGCTACACTTTGGAGACTGTATTATTATGTTGAAGCTGTTGAGAAAGCCAAAACACTCTCTTGCACTCAAGAGGTTTAGTTTTATAAGTGCTTTTTGAAAACTTGACCTCTAATTCTAGTTCATTAGAATTCAATATCAACATTAAGAAAATTCATTTGTGCTGAGTATATAGATTTTCATCTTTCTAATGTAGAGGGGGTTTGGTGATACCAAATGAAGTATCAACCATACTTTGTGCCCCAAATTGGAAGCATTTGAcatttaattagaatttttttttgagcCCTCATGGTCACAAATGGGCCTACCATGTTCTGCTTTCTTGGGTCATGGATTCTCTTTCATGAAGACTGGGTTACTACTTTGACTCTAAAAGAGAGTTTAATTTACAGCCCAAAAAAGGGTTAACTAAAAGACCGATAAGAAAAACAGAGGTCAATTTAATACTACCAATGCATTAGGCTTTCTCAAAGATCAGATACTTGACCAACTCATCTGGGTTTTTTGGATTATCAATAGTTTAATTGTTGAAAATTATCTTTATTCATTTTAATCTTTGTGTATGAGTgacatttttgtatttatataacgGTGCAGatcaaaaaataaatgtgaCAGATATACTAACTAAATTCCGATATTAAATTAGATTGTCCTGTTATTATtacacttctgttctacctgtTGTACAGTTATGACAGAAATTGTACCACTCCTATAAATCAAGGAACATGCGGTAAACAATGATTATGTGCTGATAttgtcattttttaaattttgcaggaactgtttgtattttttgagattatttttttgttaatagtaTAAATTTTTGAGTATTATCTAAGTAGtctatctaaaaattaaataactaaaataaatgaatgATAGCGATATTTCTATTATAACAACTTGATTGGttcttaataatattttttaaacttgtAATATTTCAACAACTAATTCTTTTACTATTAATTGATTCCATATGTATTAACAAAATACTCTTTCATTAGTGATTAAATTAAATCGGTCTGTTAACTACTAATTTATAAACTTACTGATTTGTTTTGTTACATTTTGAGATCTAAATTGccaaaataatagttgaaaaaccactataaataaataaatagatttaactaatttatgTTCTAAAagcacattttaaaaatataataataaaatttttaaatatttttaatgtatttaatacattcaatacataaaaataataattttataaattttttataaaattttcttttataatatacTTATGCCTTTTTAAGACATAAGTTAGcaaaaattctaaataaattacccCAAATTCAGTGATTTGGAGGAAATTCCAAGGTTGTCAGGGTACTATAGGAATTTCACATGGCGCGAATCCATTGGCCATTAAGCTGTGCGCGCTCAC is part of the Arachis duranensis cultivar V14167 chromosome 1, aradu.V14167.gnm2.J7QH, whole genome shotgun sequence genome and encodes:
- the LOC107477231 gene encoding uncharacterized protein LOC107477231, whose amino-acid sequence is MSEASKSLGGHERVGPDYFGYYSSEVVNLLSQDEDALSVATDASEVPQNKCGEGENNAVGTNGNCSGELFSDGIGAGLSDLKKDRLRSLLRQSVTTLSSEVDEVVDPVFAIHQLQSKQRSKKQTLDHTAVASNNAQHIPCKKSKILSPPSSASLHEQFSDVNPTCSTEVNDDLQFLLENDSVEVQEMVKNCANELNGTLEYMEKQLEVLLDAVTSKCRPMTLGERQQLQRMIQKLPAKNLDRIAEIICRSRPTEQPNCDKIFVDLEKEDNATLWRLYYYVEAVEKAKTLSCTQEV